One stretch of Micromonospora echinospora DNA includes these proteins:
- a CDS encoding M20 family metallopeptidase, whose protein sequence is MTSDTHASLRAGHLVDEQAVVSLTQDLVRIPSTWDTAQGRSEQPVAELVAQVMRGFGWRPEVTEVVPGRPNVVAVVDGGLPGPTLMFEGHTDVVTEGSPEEWTVDPFGGDIVDGRLYGRGSADMKAGVAAMIHATRAVELAGPFPGRIVVAALVDEEGQMLGAKHFTTTALAREVDAAIICEPEAEEICAVAKGAVRLLVTCTGKMAHGAMPQHGRNPVPAVAELVAALGRFQKELQADPGEHEHLGLTFLTPTVLDAGSADQLNVIPGRAVLGVDCRTVPGVDHAALAARVRSDADAIGARHGVSFAVEVVDDRPCAVTPEDHPISLAVARAHSAVTGTAPVFGGVPGATDGTILWRDSGIPNVVYGPGPKWIAHQPDEYVEVDDIVRKTRVYAEAALAFLTGATGARAGEAS, encoded by the coding sequence ATGACGTCGGACACCCACGCCTCCCTCCGCGCCGGCCATCTCGTGGACGAGCAAGCCGTCGTGTCGCTCACCCAGGACCTGGTCCGCATCCCCTCGACCTGGGACACCGCGCAGGGGCGGAGCGAGCAGCCCGTGGCGGAACTCGTCGCGCAGGTCATGCGGGGCTTCGGCTGGCGGCCGGAGGTCACCGAGGTCGTCCCCGGGCGGCCCAACGTCGTCGCGGTGGTGGACGGCGGCCTGCCCGGACCGACGCTGATGTTCGAGGGGCACACCGACGTCGTCACCGAAGGTTCTCCCGAGGAGTGGACGGTCGACCCGTTCGGCGGGGACATCGTCGACGGGCGCCTGTACGGTCGCGGCTCCGCCGACATGAAGGCCGGTGTCGCCGCGATGATCCACGCGACCCGGGCCGTCGAGCTGGCCGGGCCGTTCCCGGGCCGGATCGTGGTGGCGGCCCTGGTGGACGAGGAGGGCCAGATGCTCGGCGCGAAGCACTTCACCACCACGGCCCTGGCCCGCGAGGTGGACGCCGCGATCATTTGCGAGCCGGAGGCCGAGGAGATCTGCGCGGTCGCCAAGGGCGCGGTCCGCCTGCTGGTCACCTGCACGGGCAAGATGGCGCACGGCGCGATGCCGCAGCACGGCCGCAACCCCGTTCCCGCCGTGGCCGAGCTGGTCGCCGCGCTCGGCCGGTTCCAGAAGGAGCTGCAGGCCGACCCGGGTGAGCACGAGCACCTCGGCCTGACGTTCCTGACCCCCACGGTCCTGGACGCCGGCTCCGCCGACCAGCTCAACGTCATCCCCGGCCGCGCCGTGCTCGGCGTGGACTGCCGGACCGTCCCCGGTGTCGACCATGCCGCCCTCGCCGCGCGCGTGCGCTCCGACGCCGACGCCATCGGCGCCCGGCACGGTGTCAGCTTCGCCGTCGAGGTCGTCGACGACCGGCCGTGCGCGGTCACCCCGGAGGACCACCCGATCTCGCTCGCCGTGGCGCGGGCGCACAGCGCCGTCACCGGTACGGCGCCGGTCTTCGGCGGCGTGCCCGGCGCGACCGACGGCACCATCCTGTGGCGCGACAGCGGCATCCCGAACGTGGTGTACGGCCCCGGCCCGAAGTGGATCGCCCACCAGCCCGACGAGTACGTCGAGGTCGACGACATCGTCCGCAAGACCAGGGTCTACGCCGAGGCGGCGCTGGCCTTCCTGACCGGCGCCACCGGCGCGCGGGCGGGCGAGGCGTCGTGA
- a CDS encoding ABC transporter permease, with protein sequence MTSVADAPPDATADVVAAGPGKPRRRWNLTLVIGAGLVGLVVLTALVSFFWTPYDPTRVDPSQTLLSPGGEHWLGTDHFGRDIVSQLLVGARTTLFVGVVAVAIAAAVGVPLGLLAAAGHRWLSEPVMRALDIVFAFPAILLAIILAAGFGASTLTGMIAIGVANVPVFGRLTRAGAMQVLQSDFVLAARSYGRRGVVLMVRYVLPNIAALLIVQASVSFAHAVLAEAALSYLGYGTPPPTPTWGRMLQEAQNYFVVQPMLAVWPGLAIALSVLGFNLMGDGLRDALDPRLRGR encoded by the coding sequence ATGACATCAGTCGCCGACGCCCCACCGGACGCCACCGCCGACGTCGTCGCGGCCGGCCCCGGTAAGCCGCGCCGCCGCTGGAACCTCACGCTGGTGATCGGCGCCGGCCTGGTGGGCCTGGTCGTCCTCACCGCGCTGGTGTCGTTCTTCTGGACGCCGTACGACCCCACCCGGGTCGACCCGTCGCAGACGCTGCTCTCCCCGGGCGGCGAGCACTGGCTCGGCACCGACCACTTCGGCCGGGACATCGTCAGCCAGCTCCTCGTCGGCGCGCGGACCACACTGTTCGTCGGTGTGGTCGCCGTCGCGATCGCCGCGGCGGTCGGCGTACCGCTGGGTCTGCTCGCCGCCGCCGGGCACCGCTGGCTCAGCGAGCCGGTGATGCGGGCGCTGGACATCGTCTTCGCCTTCCCGGCCATCCTGCTGGCGATCATCCTGGCGGCCGGCTTCGGCGCCTCCACGCTCACCGGCATGATCGCGATCGGCGTCGCCAACGTCCCGGTGTTCGGCCGCCTCACCCGGGCCGGCGCGATGCAGGTGCTGCAGAGTGACTTCGTGCTGGCCGCGCGCAGCTACGGCCGCCGGGGCGTGGTGCTCATGGTGCGGTACGTGCTGCCCAACATCGCGGCGCTGCTGATCGTCCAGGCGTCGGTGTCGTTCGCGCACGCGGTGCTCGCGGAGGCGGCGCTGTCCTACCTCGGGTACGGCACCCCGCCGCCGACCCCCACCTGGGGCCGGATGCTCCAGGAGGCCCAGAACTACTTCGTCGTGCAGCCGATGCTCGCCGTCTGGCCCGGCCTGGCCATCGCCCTGTCGGTGCTCGGTTTCAACCTCATGGGCGACGGGCTGCGCGACGCCCTCGACCCGCGGCTGAGAGGACGGTGA
- a CDS encoding formylglycine-generating enzyme family protein translates to MALPGGAFLMGTDDPEGFPDDLEGPVRPVTVAPFEIAATPVTNRQFARFVESAGYRTDAERYGWSFVFHLLLAPSARPYVLDATVPGAPWWLAVEGAHWAAPDGPGSDLSGREQHPVVHVSHRDAEAYCAWSGTRLPAEAEWEYAARGGLSQARFAWGDELTPDGRHRCNIWQGAFPAVNTADDGFVGTSPVIAFPPNGYGLYDVAGNVWELTAEPWRDRRGRISPGESVIRGGSYLCHDSYCNRYRVAARSRTTVDSSSGNTGFRVAR, encoded by the coding sequence ATCGCGCTGCCCGGCGGCGCCTTCCTCATGGGCACCGACGATCCGGAGGGCTTCCCGGATGACCTGGAGGGGCCGGTCCGCCCGGTGACGGTGGCCCCGTTCGAGATCGCCGCGACACCCGTGACGAACCGGCAGTTCGCCCGCTTCGTCGAGTCGGCCGGCTACCGCACCGACGCGGAACGGTACGGCTGGTCCTTCGTCTTCCACCTGCTGCTGGCGCCGTCCGCACGCCCGTACGTGCTCGACGCCACAGTGCCGGGGGCGCCCTGGTGGCTGGCGGTCGAGGGCGCGCACTGGGCGGCCCCGGACGGGCCCGGCTCGGACCTGTCGGGACGCGAGCAGCATCCGGTCGTCCATGTCTCCCACCGGGACGCCGAGGCGTACTGCGCGTGGTCCGGGACGCGGCTGCCGGCCGAGGCCGAGTGGGAGTACGCGGCACGCGGCGGGCTGTCCCAGGCGCGCTTCGCCTGGGGCGACGAGCTGACTCCGGACGGGCGGCACCGGTGCAACATCTGGCAGGGCGCCTTCCCTGCCGTCAACACCGCGGACGACGGTTTCGTGGGCACCTCTCCGGTGATCGCGTTTCCGCCGAACGGCTACGGGTTGTACGACGTCGCGGGCAACGTTTGGGAACTCACGGCCGAACCCTGGCGCGACCGCCGAGGACGCATCTCACCAGGTGAGAGCGTCATCCGGGGCGGTTCGTACCTCTGCCACGACTCCTACTGCAACCGTTACCGCGTGGCCGCACGGAGTCGGACCACCGTTGACTCCTCAAGTGGCAACACCGGATTCCGGGTGGCACGGTAG
- a CDS encoding ABC transporter substrate-binding protein: protein MNRLKITLPAVLLATALALTACSSDGDSETTTGGGGSGNGTVTLGAYLEPVSLDLTAEAGAAIPQVLLYNVYEGLVRQNADTGEVEPLLASEWKMSDDGTKYTFKLRDGVTFHDGQKLTAQDVVWSFKRVTAEGSTNPFKSQMTVVKTVESPDASTVEVTLSRPSQSWLFDVAGRVGVVLKENATDLGTKPNGTGPFKFDKWNRGDSITLVRNDGYWGDKAKVATAVFRYITDANALNNAMLSGQLDIVANIQAPQLLEVFKGNKQFEVVEGKTTGEVVLAMNNGKGPLADVRVRQAIRHAIDHDALIKTVWSGYGTKIGSMVPPSDPWYEDRNGDFPHDPAKAKQLLADAGHANGLTLTMDVPPPGYARASAQFVASQLAEVGIKVTQNNVEMPQWLDKVLSKANYDLSIIAHVEPRDLVRYGQPEYYYRYKNPAVTQLMNEADTALDAATRDKKFAEAAKVISQEAASDWLFLLPNLAVIRDGVEGYPKDAVTQSFDVTKVSKK from the coding sequence ATGAATCGGCTGAAGATAACGCTGCCCGCCGTGCTGCTCGCCACGGCGCTGGCTCTGACCGCGTGCAGTAGCGATGGTGACTCCGAGACCACGACCGGCGGTGGCGGTTCCGGCAACGGTACGGTCACCCTCGGTGCCTACCTCGAGCCGGTGAGCCTCGACCTGACCGCCGAGGCCGGCGCCGCGATCCCGCAGGTCCTGCTCTACAACGTGTACGAGGGCCTGGTGCGCCAGAACGCGGACACCGGTGAGGTGGAGCCGCTGCTGGCCAGCGAATGGAAGATGTCCGACGACGGCACCAAGTACACGTTCAAGCTCCGCGACGGCGTGACCTTCCACGACGGCCAGAAGCTGACCGCGCAGGACGTGGTGTGGAGCTTCAAGCGGGTGACCGCGGAGGGCTCGACGAACCCGTTCAAGTCGCAGATGACGGTCGTGAAGACCGTCGAGTCGCCGGACGCCTCCACGGTGGAGGTGACGCTGTCGCGGCCGAGCCAGAGCTGGCTGTTCGACGTCGCCGGCCGCGTCGGCGTGGTGCTCAAGGAGAACGCCACCGACCTGGGGACGAAGCCGAACGGCACCGGCCCCTTCAAGTTCGACAAGTGGAACCGGGGCGACAGCATCACCCTGGTGCGCAACGACGGCTACTGGGGTGACAAGGCGAAGGTCGCCACCGCCGTCTTCCGGTACATCACCGACGCCAACGCGCTGAACAACGCGATGCTCTCCGGCCAGCTCGACATCGTGGCGAACATCCAGGCGCCGCAGCTGCTCGAGGTGTTCAAGGGCAACAAGCAGTTCGAGGTGGTCGAGGGCAAGACGACCGGTGAGGTCGTCCTGGCGATGAACAACGGCAAGGGCCCGCTGGCCGACGTCCGGGTGCGCCAGGCCATCCGCCACGCGATCGACCACGACGCGCTCATCAAGACCGTCTGGTCCGGGTACGGGACGAAGATCGGCAGCATGGTGCCGCCGAGCGACCCGTGGTACGAGGACCGCAACGGCGACTTCCCGCACGACCCCGCCAAGGCCAAGCAGCTGCTCGCCGACGCCGGTCACGCCAACGGGCTCACCCTGACCATGGACGTCCCGCCGCCGGGGTACGCCCGCGCGTCGGCGCAGTTCGTCGCCTCGCAGCTCGCCGAGGTCGGCATCAAGGTGACCCAGAACAACGTCGAGATGCCGCAGTGGCTCGACAAGGTGCTCAGCAAGGCCAACTACGACCTGTCGATCATCGCGCACGTCGAGCCCCGTGACCTGGTTCGCTACGGCCAGCCGGAGTACTACTACCGCTACAAGAACCCGGCCGTCACGCAGCTCATGAACGAGGCCGACACGGCCCTGGACGCGGCGACCCGGGACAAGAAGTTCGCCGAGGCCGCGAAGGTCATCTCGCAGGAGGCCGCCAGCGACTGGCTCTTCCTGCTGCCGAACCTGGCGGTGATCCGCGACGGCGTCGAGGGCTACCCGAAGGACGCGGTGACCCAGTCCTTCGACGTCACCAAGGTGTCGAAGAAGTAA
- a CDS encoding ABC transporter permease, whose amino-acid sequence MVIYFVRRLAILAVSLFAASILVFTMLSLLPGDQAQAMLGVNATPEALEALREQFGTNRPFTERYMEWAGGLIRGDFGISPLSGVSVGSEISDKLGVTVPLILAGMTLALLIAVPLGILAAVKSRTAIGTALSALSQVGIAVPSFWLGILLITVFAVKLQWLPAGGFTGWDDFGGAVRALLMPALVLGVAQGAILMRYVRSAVVEVMQEDFIQTARAKGLSRSQALTRHALRNAAIPVITVLGLQLATLLIGTVVIENVFGLPGLGRMLLQDVGNRDLLKVQGTVMVLTAAVLLINFVVDVVYHAVDPRLRSKA is encoded by the coding sequence ATGGTGATCTACTTCGTCCGGCGGCTGGCCATCCTCGCGGTGTCGCTGTTCGCCGCGTCGATCCTCGTCTTCACGATGCTGTCGCTGCTGCCGGGCGACCAGGCGCAGGCGATGCTCGGCGTCAACGCCACCCCGGAGGCGCTGGAGGCGCTGCGGGAGCAGTTCGGGACGAACCGGCCGTTCACCGAGCGGTACATGGAGTGGGCCGGCGGCCTGATCCGCGGTGACTTCGGGATCTCGCCGCTCAGCGGGGTGTCGGTCGGCTCGGAGATCTCCGACAAGCTCGGCGTCACCGTGCCGCTCATCCTGGCCGGGATGACGCTGGCGCTGCTCATCGCCGTACCGCTGGGCATCCTCGCCGCGGTGAAGAGCCGCACCGCGATCGGGACGGCGCTGTCGGCGCTGAGCCAGGTCGGCATCGCCGTTCCGTCGTTCTGGCTCGGCATCCTGCTCATCACCGTGTTCGCGGTGAAGCTGCAGTGGCTGCCCGCCGGCGGGTTCACCGGGTGGGACGACTTCGGCGGCGCCGTGCGGGCCCTGCTGATGCCGGCGCTGGTCCTCGGCGTGGCGCAGGGCGCGATCCTGATGCGCTATGTCCGGTCCGCGGTGGTCGAGGTCATGCAGGAGGACTTCATCCAGACCGCGCGGGCCAAGGGTCTCAGCCGCTCGCAGGCGCTGACCCGGCACGCGCTGCGCAACGCGGCCATCCCGGTCATCACCGTCCTCGGTCTGCAACTGGCGACGCTGCTCATCGGCACCGTCGTGATCGAGAACGTCTTCGGCCTGCCCGGTCTCGGCCGGATGCTGCTGCAGGACGTCGGCAACCGTGACCTGCTGAAGGTGCAGGGCACGGTGATGGTGCTGACGGCCGCGGTGCTTCTGATCAACTTCGTCGTCGACGTGGTCTACCACGCGGTCGACCCCAGGCTGAGGAGCAAGGCATGA
- a CDS encoding PLP-dependent aminotransferase family protein, whose product MADFLLPVNPQSTVPLYEQIITGLEDAILAGQYDDGPLPSTRRLAEALGVSRNTVLTAYDRLMEQGLIATVPRRGLYVSSEAVVRMRAARRTSRSATRPIDWQARLPEPPPTPVHRDPAWSRAPFPFVVGQPDPGMFPTGAWERAQREALRQDGLSRVIGDAGQADDPQLVRQLCEHVLPSRGISAEPNQVMITLGSTHALHLLASVLVRPGSVVLVEDPGYPDARTIMQMAGADVVPGRVDEDGLVVEDLPADLHGAELVYVTPSHQYPTGATMSASRREELLRRAGAADAVVIEDDYDPEMTFRGMPAVAVRALDDEDRVVYLGSFSKLLAPGLRLGYVVASPALVEAMRARSRYVLRHPPGPMQRALARMIASRDLARHVRRIRAHYQGLYEEMAAAIERHVRWGPQPVPRGGLARWITGPPGLDAGQLAVDLRRQGVLLDPGEPYWTTRPTPRHHLRLGYQVMPLDRIDEGVRRVAAAVEDQVRPRLVPPPARKLDVPLRGRSS is encoded by the coding sequence ATGGCGGATTTTCTGCTGCCGGTCAACCCGCAGAGCACGGTTCCGCTCTACGAGCAGATCATCACGGGGCTCGAGGACGCCATCCTCGCCGGGCAGTACGACGACGGCCCGCTGCCGAGCACGCGCCGTCTGGCCGAGGCGCTGGGCGTCTCCCGGAACACGGTGCTGACCGCGTACGACCGCCTCATGGAGCAGGGCCTGATCGCGACCGTTCCCCGGCGCGGCCTCTACGTCTCCTCCGAGGCGGTGGTCCGGATGCGGGCCGCGCGGCGGACCTCCCGCTCCGCGACGCGGCCCATCGACTGGCAGGCGCGGCTGCCCGAGCCGCCGCCCACCCCCGTGCACCGGGACCCGGCGTGGTCGCGGGCGCCGTTCCCGTTCGTCGTCGGCCAGCCGGACCCCGGCATGTTCCCCACCGGCGCGTGGGAACGGGCGCAGCGTGAGGCGCTGCGGCAGGACGGGCTGTCCCGGGTGATCGGGGACGCCGGCCAGGCCGACGACCCGCAGCTCGTCCGCCAGCTCTGTGAGCACGTGCTGCCGTCGCGTGGCATCTCGGCCGAGCCGAACCAGGTGATGATCACGCTGGGCTCGACGCACGCGCTGCACCTGCTGGCGAGCGTCCTGGTCCGGCCGGGCAGCGTCGTGCTGGTGGAGGACCCGGGCTACCCCGACGCGCGGACGATCATGCAGATGGCGGGCGCCGACGTGGTGCCCGGCCGGGTGGACGAGGACGGCCTCGTCGTCGAGGACCTGCCGGCCGACCTGCACGGCGCGGAGCTTGTGTACGTCACGCCGAGCCACCAGTACCCGACCGGCGCGACGATGTCGGCATCCCGGCGTGAGGAGCTGCTGCGCCGGGCCGGCGCGGCGGACGCGGTGGTGATCGAGGACGACTACGACCCGGAGATGACGTTCCGGGGGATGCCCGCGGTGGCGGTGCGGGCGCTGGACGACGAGGACCGTGTCGTCTACCTCGGCAGCTTCAGCAAGCTGCTGGCGCCGGGCCTGCGGCTCGGCTACGTGGTGGCGTCCCCGGCGCTGGTGGAGGCCATGCGGGCCCGCTCCCGCTACGTGCTGCGCCACCCGCCCGGACCCATGCAACGCGCCCTCGCCCGGATGATCGCCAGCCGGGACCTCGCCCGCCACGTGCGGCGTATCCGCGCTCACTACCAGGGGCTGTACGAGGAGATGGCGGCCGCGATCGAGCGGCACGTGCGCTGGGGGCCGCAGCCGGTGCCGCGCGGCGGCCTGGCCCGGTGGATCACCGGCCCGCCGGGGCTGGACGCCGGGCAGCTCGCCGTCGACCTGCGCCGCCAGGGCGTCCTGCTCGACCCCGGCGAGCCGTACTGGACCACCCGCCCCACCCCGCGTCACCACTTGCGGCTTGGATACCAGGTGATGCCGCTGGACCGGATCGACGAGGGGGTCCGGCGGGTCGCGGCGGCGGTAGAAGACCAGGTCCGGCCACGACTGGTACCCCCACCGGCCCGGAAACTGGACGTTCCCCTCCGGGGTCGGAGTTCGTAA
- a CDS encoding 3-isopropylmalate dehydrogenase produces MSAQRIALVPGDGIGPEVTAQAVKACDAAAQRFGLDLVWEDYELGADYWRITGQVVPPDVEQELAKADAILFGAVGDPSVPPGVLERGLVIHLRTAFDQYVNLRPVKLLPGVPSPIGGLRPEQCDLVILRENTEGAYVGAGGFIHRGSPDEIATQESVNTRKGVERLIRHGFRLALTRRKHVTLVHKANILTYAGDLWQRTFEEVAAEYPEIAVDYVHVDAMCLYLVTQPERFDVVVTDNLFGDIITDLGAAVQGGLGLAASGNLNPTGSAPSMFEPVHGSAPDIAGRGWANPAGSILSAALMLEHLGHPEAARSLEDGVKAVLPRLGAMRGPEMGMSTEDFGDAVAAAISEDAYQADALPA; encoded by the coding sequence ATGAGCGCCCAGCGAATCGCGCTGGTGCCCGGCGACGGCATCGGGCCCGAGGTCACCGCGCAGGCGGTCAAGGCGTGCGACGCCGCCGCCCAACGGTTCGGGCTGGACCTGGTGTGGGAAGACTACGAACTCGGCGCGGACTACTGGCGGATCACCGGCCAGGTCGTGCCGCCGGACGTGGAGCAGGAACTGGCCAAGGCGGACGCCATTCTCTTCGGCGCCGTCGGCGACCCGTCGGTGCCACCCGGCGTGCTCGAACGCGGCCTGGTCATCCACCTGCGGACCGCCTTCGACCAGTACGTCAACCTGCGGCCGGTCAAGCTGCTGCCCGGCGTGCCCTCGCCCATCGGCGGGCTGCGTCCCGAGCAGTGCGACCTGGTGATCCTGCGGGAGAACACCGAGGGCGCCTACGTCGGCGCCGGCGGCTTCATCCACCGGGGCAGCCCGGACGAGATCGCCACCCAGGAATCGGTCAACACGCGCAAGGGGGTCGAACGCCTCATCCGGCACGGTTTCCGGCTGGCCCTGACCCGCCGCAAGCACGTGACACTTGTGCACAAGGCGAACATCCTCACCTACGCCGGTGACCTGTGGCAGCGGACCTTCGAGGAGGTCGCGGCGGAGTACCCGGAGATCGCGGTGGACTACGTGCACGTCGACGCGATGTGCCTCTACCTGGTCACCCAGCCGGAGCGGTTCGACGTGGTGGTCACCGACAACCTGTTCGGCGACATCATCACCGACCTCGGCGCGGCCGTGCAGGGCGGTCTCGGCCTGGCCGCGAGCGGCAACCTCAACCCGACCGGGTCGGCGCCGAGCATGTTCGAGCCGGTGCACGGCTCCGCGCCCGACATCGCGGGCCGGGGCTGGGCCAACCCCGCCGGCTCGATCCTCAGCGCCGCGCTGATGCTGGAGCACCTGGGCCACCCGGAGGCGGCCCGCAGCCTGGAGGACGGGGTGAAGGCGGTGCTGCCGCGCCTGGGCGCCATGCGCGGGCCGGAGATGGGCATGTCGACGGAGGACTTCGGGGACGCCGTCGCCGCCGCCATCAGCGAGGACGCGTACCAGGCGGACGCCCTGCCGGCGTAA
- a CDS encoding aldehyde dehydrogenase family protein, with protein sequence MTAQELLAALPAGLPIGAGWATTAQTAPVRFPYDGSTVTQAPWGDPADAEAAVEAAHEVAAEMAGLPGHRRRAILTTVAAELRARADDLAELLVLETGKPLVDCRVEVARTLVTLETAAEEVGHLTGETVALDMQPAGEGMLGFWVRRPVGVVVGITGFNYPLLLAAHKVAPSVAAGCPVIVKPAPNTPLATLVLIDLFRKAGCPAAGVQLVTGGVEVGKLLTTHPRVAAVSFTGSAHVGHQIARAAAPRKVLLELGSNAALIVGRDADLDRAAEAVVRGGFYASGQACISVQRVIVEEPVREALLERLEPLLKTVTTGDPRSADTRVSALVDEASTERVHSWVDRAVAGGARCLAGGTAQGRVLQPTVLVDVPEDAECWAEEIFGPVVCVRSVPDMDAAVELVNRSRYGLQAAVFTRDLAVALDVVRRLDVGGVLVNEVPGFRADNMPYGGVKDSGIGREGPRFAMEELTVTKMVMIRP encoded by the coding sequence GTGACCGCGCAGGAGCTGCTGGCCGCGTTGCCCGCCGGACTGCCGATCGGCGCCGGCTGGGCCACCACCGCGCAGACCGCGCCGGTGCGCTTCCCGTACGACGGCAGCACCGTGACCCAGGCGCCCTGGGGTGACCCCGCCGACGCGGAAGCGGCTGTCGAGGCCGCGCACGAGGTCGCCGCGGAGATGGCCGGCCTGCCCGGCCACCGGCGGCGCGCCATCCTGACGACCGTCGCCGCCGAGCTCCGCGCCCGCGCCGACGACCTCGCCGAACTGCTCGTCCTGGAGACCGGCAAGCCGCTTGTCGACTGCCGGGTCGAGGTCGCCCGCACGCTCGTCACGCTGGAGACGGCGGCCGAGGAGGTGGGCCACCTCACCGGCGAGACGGTGGCGCTGGACATGCAGCCGGCCGGCGAGGGCATGCTCGGCTTCTGGGTGCGCCGCCCGGTCGGTGTCGTCGTCGGCATCACCGGGTTCAACTACCCGCTGCTCCTGGCCGCGCACAAGGTCGCGCCGTCGGTGGCGGCGGGCTGCCCGGTGATCGTCAAGCCGGCACCGAACACGCCGCTGGCCACGCTGGTGCTGATCGACCTGTTCCGCAAGGCGGGCTGCCCGGCCGCCGGCGTCCAGCTCGTCACCGGCGGCGTCGAGGTCGGCAAGCTCCTGACCACCCACCCGCGCGTCGCCGCCGTGTCGTTCACCGGGTCGGCGCACGTCGGCCACCAGATCGCCCGCGCCGCGGCCCCGCGCAAGGTGCTGCTGGAACTCGGGTCCAACGCGGCGCTCATCGTCGGCCGCGACGCCGACCTCGACCGGGCCGCGGAAGCAGTCGTACGGGGCGGGTTCTACGCCTCCGGCCAGGCGTGCATCAGCGTCCAGCGGGTGATCGTCGAGGAGCCGGTCCGCGAGGCGCTGCTGGAGCGTCTCGAGCCGCTGCTGAAGACGGTCACCACCGGCGACCCCCGGTCCGCCGACACCCGTGTGTCCGCCCTGGTGGACGAGGCGTCCACCGAGCGGGTCCACTCGTGGGTGGACCGCGCGGTCGCGGGCGGCGCGCGCTGCCTGGCCGGCGGTACGGCGCAGGGCCGGGTGCTGCAACCGACTGTGCTCGTCGACGTCCCCGAGGACGCCGAGTGCTGGGCGGAGGAGATCTTCGGGCCGGTGGTGTGCGTCCGGTCGGTGCCGGACATGGACGCGGCCGTCGAGCTGGTCAACCGGTCCCGCTACGGGCTCCAGGCCGCCGTCTTCACCCGCGACCTGGCGGTGGCCCTCGACGTCGTACGCCGCCTCGACGTGGGTGGCGTGCTGGTCAACGAGGTGCCCGGCTTCCGTGCCGACAACATGCCGTACGGCGGCGTCAAGGACTCCGGCATCGGCCGGGAGGGACCGCGCTTCGCCATGGAGGAGCTGACCGTGACCAAGATGGTGATGATCAGGCCATGA
- a CDS encoding ABC transporter ATP-binding protein, with the protein MSGLVVEDLVVKVHDIQAVKGVSFEIGRGRRMGLIGESGCGKSLTALALMGLLPHGVTASGRVLLNGRNLLDLSDRQMCAVRGNDIAMVFQEPMTALNPLMRVGNQVAESLRLHKGMSRAAASARAVELLERVQLPEPDRTARKYPHQLSGGQRQRVVLAIALACDPAVLVADEPTTALDVTVQAEMLRLMDTLVREEGASLLLITHDLPVVASICQELLVMYGGSIVEHGDVATVFDSPRHPYTAGLRASTVLESTDGSGRLSTIPGRVPSLGSFPGGCVYRNRCPRADDVCRTVPLLTAPPGSTQRAACHHPIESDQPLGSGKASA; encoded by the coding sequence GTGAGCGGGCTCGTGGTGGAGGACCTCGTCGTCAAGGTCCACGACATCCAGGCCGTCAAGGGCGTCTCGTTCGAGATCGGGCGGGGCCGCCGGATGGGGCTCATCGGCGAGTCCGGCTGCGGCAAGTCGCTGACCGCGCTCGCCCTGATGGGCCTGCTGCCGCACGGCGTCACGGCGTCCGGGCGGGTGCTGCTCAACGGCCGGAACCTGCTCGACCTGTCCGACAGGCAGATGTGCGCGGTCCGCGGCAACGACATCGCCATGGTGTTCCAGGAGCCGATGACGGCGCTGAACCCGCTGATGCGGGTCGGCAACCAGGTCGCCGAGTCGCTGCGGCTGCACAAGGGGATGAGCCGCGCGGCGGCCTCCGCACGCGCCGTCGAACTGCTCGAACGGGTCCAGCTGCCCGAGCCCGACCGCACCGCGCGCAAGTACCCGCACCAGCTCTCCGGCGGCCAGCGGCAGCGCGTCGTGCTGGCCATCGCGCTGGCGTGCGACCCCGCCGTGCTGGTCGCGGACGAGCCCACCACGGCGCTCGACGTCACCGTGCAGGCGGAGATGCTGCGGCTGATGGACACGCTGGTGCGGGAGGAGGGCGCGTCCCTGCTGCTCATCACGCACGACCTGCCGGTGGTCGCCAGCATCTGCCAGGAACTGCTCGTCATGTACGGCGGCTCGATCGTCGAGCACGGCGACGTGGCCACCGTCTTCGACTCGCCCCGGCACCCGTACACGGCGGGCCTGCGGGCGTCCACCGTGCTGGAGAGCACCGACGGCAGCGGCCGGCTGTCGACCATCCCGGGCCGGGTCCCGTCGCTCGGGTCCTTCCCCGGCGGCTGCGTGTACCGCAACCGCTGCCCGCGCGCCGACGACGTCTGCCGCACCGTGCCGCTGCTGACGGCGCCGCCCGGCAGCACGCAGCGGGCCGCGTGCCACCACCCGATCGAGAGCGACCAGCCCCTAGGAAGCGGGAAGGCCAGCGCATGA